The Rhea pennata isolate bPtePen1 unplaced genomic scaffold, bPtePen1.pri scaffold_51, whole genome shotgun sequence DNA segment CATAAGCTTTCTACACTCCCATAATTCTCATAAAACATCCCAGACCAAATTCTCCAATATCCCCAGAAGAGTCTTCCCTTTCCCATGAGACCCTGGATAATTATGTGTCCTTGTGATCAGTTAATGGAGTAGTAGTACTTGATCCTCTGCAGGTCTGTACTGGGAAGGTTTGCTCAGTGCCCATCCACCAGTGACCTGAGAGCTCTGGTATCTGTTATCTGCTGTACCAAGGTACTCTAGAGGGCCGGCTGCTGTTCATAGGAACCTCAATACAGTACAGATCTGGGCTGACAAGAGCTTCCTAAATTCAGGTAAGGAGAGGACAGAGTCTTGAGGGGTGGCATAATCCCAGTAGCCCTACATAAAATGTGAGCACAGGCCTGACTGGTGAGAGATcagctttgcagaagaggaCCTGTGGCTCTTGGTGATAAAGCTGAAGAGGATTCAGGAGTGTTTCCTGCTGGCAAACACCATCAAGAAGGATGTGACTCCAAAGGTCCCATACCAAAGATAGATAAAGGAGTTGAGATGTTTGGGGAACCTGGCCGCCAAGCCCACCACTGTCCTAGGCTCTGGAGGACTGGGAAAAGCTTTGCAATGGGAACAAGGGCTGGGGAGTGAAGCCTGATCCTCCAACAGTGAAGGAGCTAGGAGGCAGGATGACAGTGCCATCTCCCTACAAAAGGTGATGGGCGGGAAGCAGAGCTTCAGCTGGAGACAGAGAAGAACAGCTGGAGTGGGGTTTTGCTGTTCCCTCAGTGGACAGAGAAGGGGAGTGTGTGGGAGAGGGAGACCCAGATGTTCCTTGCATCATATAATCAGGCCTAGCTAGTTGCCCTTGCTTTTCCATCCATTGAAGATTCTTTGTGCAACCTTACCTGAGTAGGGGCCCAAATCTGAAGTTCTCCTCACACCTTTAAATTGCTGTCAGGCAAGAGTTTCTGTGTGGATACAATCACATTTATACTGACAACATTCTCTGTGGCATGCTTAGGTTGCAGCTTCCCTGGCcaatgttttccagactatAGTGAGGTGACAGGTCCGAGGTAGAGATGAGGAGTTAGGTCAGCAGGATGAGGACAGGGTCAGGTCAGGACCTGTGAGGTATAAGACCAGGCACAGCCATGTCCACAGCATAACTCAGGCCAGGTCCAAGGAGAAGGGCAGCAGGATGAGGTCCTGCAATGAGGCCTGGTCACTCTCTGTCTCCCCTGTTCTCCTACCTGGCAGATCTTCCTTCCTGTCTACCTGCAGCCCCTCCATGCCTACCCCACTGTGCAGCACAACATGagagccctggccctgcagcccctctggtGGTTTCTGCTGCCCTGTGGACAGAGCTGCCTGCCATGAGCTGGGGCACAGAGGAATGAGGTTCTCCTTCTCATTTCCTATTCCTGTGAATACTGCCCTGCTTTTCTGCTGGGACatctctgctccccagagaaCCTTTCCCCTGGTCAGTACATCCCTGCAGTGCCCCAGGGTGGCGGAGGCTGGTGGACCAGCACTGGTCACTGAGACAGGAGCTCTGAATCCTGCCCTCAAGCCCTAACACATCACTCTGAGCTGGTCCCCCATATCCTATGGGGTTCACAAGGAGAATGCCAGACCCCTTAGCAGTGCGTTCCCATGAGTGTATTTTTGATTCTGTGTTCTGAAGAAAAGCCAGACTGCAGGTACACCACAGAggagatccccttttattaTGGAAATTTTACTGTGGAAGCCAGGTATGCCATGAGGGTCCTCAGGGCCTGCTCCTATCTGAGCTCACAGAAATGTACATGGAAGCATCATGTTACAAGAGGACTTAGGCCATTTACACACATAAGAACACAGCAGAATAGTGtggaaatgcaaaaagccctgaaaagaaaaagtcctgctgcttttggtGGATGTTTCTCCAAGAAAGTTGTAACCCCCCTGCAAGGATTGCAGCAAGGAAATGTCTGCTGTTGCAGTGGAGCAGTCCAATGGAGCAGAAGATATGTTTCACTGACTTCCTGTAGAacctcctcctctccactcctgctctgctttgagTATCGGAGCTCTGTAGTGGAAAGGGACGAGCCCATGGTGACACATGGCTCCCATCCTCACAGGAGAGCGGTGTAAGATCGCATTCTAACTGTGGCCAGGGGAGCTGAGCTCTCTTAATGGACACAAGACCCATGATCTCACCCTGCCTGTACACATCTGAGCCTGACTCTGTGCCCCTTGAGATCCCTTGGTGTCAGTGCCAAAAGAGACACTGCAAAGGGAAACTCCCCTCATTGCACTGGGGGCATGCAAGGGAGCTCAGGCTTGCAAGCTGTGAAGCTCCTCCATCTCTGCTGATGAAGGAGGAAGCCTGGCTTTGTGCTTCAACACAGTGTCTTGGTCCAGTTCAAATTAGACATTTCTGGGGAGATGGAGCATGAactgaattttttctttattttttaacatggatgcagaagagacaagaaagaaatgcacaACACATAATAGCCTTGATTTCAGCTAACTTAGTGAGTGAATGCATGTGAGATAATTATTGGTGCTGACCTTGTACCCATCGgatcattttcttcagtgcatCCTTGAGCTCCCTGTTCTTCAagctgtagatgagggggttcagAGTTGGAGGGACCACTGCGTACAGAACAGCCAGCACAAGATCCAGAGCTGGTGATGAGATCGAAGGGGGCTTCAAGTAAACAAACAGGCCAGAGCTGATGAACAAGGAGACCACagccaagtgcggaaggcacatggaaaaggctttgtgccggccctgctcagaggggatcctcagcacagcactgaagatctgcacgtaggacagcacaatgaaaacaaaacaccctaAGGCTAAACACAGACTAACCACAAGAAGCCCagcttccctgaggtaggaatctgagcaggagagcttgaggatgtggggaatctcacagaagaactggtccactgtgttgccttggcagagaggTAATGAAAATGTGTTGacagtgtgcaggagagcattgagaaaaccactggcccaggcagctgctgccattttgacagGGGTTCTGCTGCACATGAGGGTCCCGTAGAGCAggggtctgcagatggcaatgtagcggtcataggccatgactgtgaggagagaatactctgctgaaaacaagaaaaagaagaaaaagacctgagcagcacatcctgagtaggaaatggccctggtgtccCACAGAGAGTTGGTCATGGATGttgggacagtggtggagatggagccaaggtcgaggagggagaggttgaggaggaagaagtacatgggggtgtggaggtgGCGGTCACAGGCTATGGCAGTGATGATGAGACCGTTGCCCaagagggcagccaggtagatgctgaggaagaacaagaagtgcaagagctgcagctcccgtgtgtttgcaaatgccaggaggaggaactcattcagggagctgctgttggacattgGCTCCCACTGGGCACGGGGGTCTGGCCAAGGAGGGACAGAAGTTAGGAGAGACAGGGAGAAGTTAGGAGagacttttaaaggaaaatacataaattaacaaaatacttcatttcttattaaaaatccCTCATTGTTCTTTATTGGGATGCCCTTTGTGCAGTTCCCTTGCTGGAGCTCTGATTTGTGCTGGTTGACTGTGTCATGAGGAGCTTGGGCTTCCTCCCTTGGGCTCCAGAAGAGTCTGTCCTGCTCTACAGGTAGGGGTACAAGGGCACAGAGGTGACTCGCTCTGACACTCACAGTTTCTGTCCAGTGAAATCCACTCATCTTGTGGAAGGGCGTTTTGGCATATTTGCTCCCAATTCTATAGACTAAGTGTTACAGAACTGAGTTTTGggagtttttttaataatatttatttactctGAGATGCCCCTGTCACCCCTTGGGAGTGCTCTTTAAGAGCAGAAATCCTTGGCATTTCTACTGTGAGTCCCCAGAGGAAAGCATCCAGTGGCACTTGGTACAGAGTAGGGCATCTTGTCTGTCTGTTAGTCTCATTCCCAGCCCTCCTGTGCTCCTGCCCATTTGAGCTGGAGGGTGATGTTAGTCTAAAAAGCAACCAGCccctgctgagagcagaggagTCCTGTTTCAAAGTGCAGGTATCCAgacttccctccctttctccaggcACCTGAGGGAGCTCTCCATACTCCCCTTCTAGCCAAGGATGCACTGGACTCTTTTCAGATGTCCGTACAGCCTCCCACCACCATCTCCATACTCCCAGTATTTCTGAACCTTCTTCATTTGTCTCTCAGATATCACAGCAGTGCTATGAGACAGCACTGCCTTTCTGGAGGACAGCTCATAGCCTGGCAGGACACCACGGGGAAACAGTCAAAGGACTGTTAGTACTGGAGATGAGCTCTCCTTAAGGGAGAGTTAGCAGGCAGCTGGGGCAACTTCATTTCCATGCAGAACCCTCTGTTCCTGACTTGCAGCATCAATGTTTGAACTGCAGATGAAAACTCCCAACcccagaaagcagaaaagcaagaagaggaGCAGCATGGAGGGGAAACAAGGAGCAAAAGCATGGTTGTCAGGGGAGAAGCTCTTCTGAGTGGGAGAAGAGACATTGGAGGTTTGTTCAAAGGAAAGTGTATCAGAGGGACCGAATATGACTTGCCCAAGTCCATCCTCCTGTGATGATTCTGTTTGCAGTTCCCTCCCATTCTCTGCCCATCTCCGCTGCCTGCggctgttcctgctgcttgGAGCTTCCTATGTCCCAACATATTTTCCCTGTCAgtgcacacagacacagaccCTGTCTCACCCTGTGTGTGCTCAGTTCTGCCCTACAGAAACCACCCAGGACTGGGCACTGTCCAAGGACATCTCTGTGCAAGCAGGTCCTAAGGAGTAGGTCACAAAAGCCCTGATAAGTCCATAGAGGTACAGCTGGTGCTGATGCAGTGGAGATGAAGGGGTTTGATGATCTTTCTCACAGACCTGTTGATCTCTGAGATTGAAGACTTGTGAATCCCAGTTCCTTGCCAAAAGAGCAAacactttccctttttcttcctgtcaaaATTAGGAAACTGAAAGCCATGGAAGGAAacctccttctcttttctgtagccttttcttttccttcctctgcagtgCAGGGACACTGCTGTGAATCACAGCACTGGGCACATCTGGGTGCATATCCCagcttcacagccctgcagccatCCTTGGGAGAAAGTAGCAGTGTGCCCTGTGCTGTGGCAGTGTGGCAGGGGATGTCTGCTCTGAAGCATCTTGCCCTCCTCTACAAAGCACAGTgatccttaaaaaaatctatgagTCATGGGATGCAATAGTTTTAGAAGACACCTCCAGGAGCCtcagcagcattgccctgcagccagagacttactgtgTCAAGGGCTGTGAAGATTTCCCCCATAATGAGCTCTCCTCTGTCCTCACTCTCCACATAGCCATTCACTTCTCTCTGTCATGTCTCATCTcatgtcagcagcagcaggcagtgcccacagccctgctgctctttgcagaggatctaatgctgcacagagctgtgctgccaggttgCCATGAGCTCCCTCCATCCTCGGAGCCTGGCCTGACTCAGGAGCAGAGGTCCAGCTGAAGGCATGACTTCCTCTGTCCCTTGTGCTCCCTCCCCCTGGGAAATGTTCACGgagataaagcaaaataatcacCTTTGGTCCCTCTCTAAACAACACAGAGAGACCAGTTACATCTTTCTCAGTTGTTACATCAGAGGATGGTTATCTACAAGAGGTGGAAATGTCACACCCCAGATATCCATATTCCCATGTCTTAAGTAGGCAGGACACCTAGAAGCAAACAAGAAGGGAACCCTTTGACATGAGCATTGCCATGCTTCAGATTCTCATTCAGATGACACAGTCTGGGCATTTCATGCCCATTTAGAAGGCCCTGGGCTGGAGTAGAATCCAGCTCCCTACTGTAAAGTCCATAAACACATAGGAGGTGGGATTCCCCTTGCCCAAGCTGAAGCAGTACACAACAGAGATGTCTGCATGAGTGCATGTTGCCTAAGCTCTATTataatcactggagatggagggtgGGAGTCAGCTGCTCACATGCAAACACCTGGTGACACTGGAAGAGTCAGAGGTGGTCCCAGGCATGTGCCACTGTCTGTTTGCTCTGGTGGAGCAATTGTGAGACCCACTTCCTTATGGAGCCTCAGCTAGGGGCCATGAGGGGAATTTCCTTGACCATCTCAAATGACAGTAGATGACTTCTACAACTAGTGTTCCACTCACTCTGAAGCTCAGACACATGATGATCCCAATGTTACAAACACAACAGCTCACGTAATTCAGTGCAGACACCTGATTTAATGACATAGAAATAGGCTGGCAGGACCATGTCGGATGCCTGGGGTGCTCAGCAAAACTACATGTCTCTAGTAGTTACAGTATGAGACCTACAGGAGAATTATGCTCCTTGGGAGATTTTGCTGGCAAGTGGCCCAGGGCATCTTGGGTTTCCCACCTGTGCTCAAACAACTGAATCCCACAACTGCCTTTAGGTACAGTCTCTACTGTCTACATCGAAGCGCGCTCCTCaaatgggaggcacatcacaccaaGGTCTCCACTTGAGTCTCTGTACTTTCAGATCAGGGCTCAGGGACTTATACAGTGGCACCTTGTCCTGCCTGGAGATTGGTTCAAGTCTGTCACAGGCACCAAGGTGCCATAGAGTCAGCTCAGGCAGCCAATCCCTCCCCGGCCAGTACTGTGCAGCCCAGCTCTGTTTCTCCCTGGCCTTGGGCACTGTAGGGTCTCTTAGTGGGAACATACTTTCACCATTACATTGCCACCTGCTATCCATGCCATGATGTCACCCCCTGCAATCAAAGCCTTTCCATACATATGGTCCTTGGTGACATGTTTCCTGGGACAAATCTTCAGTCAGCTCTGTACAGATGCTCTGTAGCCCAGATATAGACAAGCATATGCAGCCTGGGGTGCAGCCAGGAGCAAATGGAGCTGCAGACGGTGTCACAGGAGTGCCACATGGTTAGAATCCCTGAGATGTGGTGGGATGAACTGCATGACTGGAGTCCCTCACAGGCAGGGTGCAAGTTCTTCAGGAGAGTCCACCAGGGAAGATGAGAGGGATGCCCTATGTGAGATGGGATAGCTTGGATGTACAGAGCTCTTCCATGGGATGGACAAGGGAGGCATCTCTGAAGGGTAGAAGAGCCCAGAAAGGCTGACAGTAATTAAGTACCTATGAAGCACAAGAATGCTCCATATGATCACTTTTTAAAGTCAGTGGACATCTCTGGAGTCAAGCTTGGCTAAAGAGGGAGCTCACACCTGATTTCCAGGGCAAAGGCTAAACACACTGCTCTCCCAGAGACCTTCCTGGAACCTCACgccaggagcaggaggggaTGCCAGGCCTTGGCAATGTCCaaaaatagcctccaaacagaatcactgaatcacagagtggctgaggttggaagggatctctggagatcacctagtccaacctccctgctcaagcagggtcacctaaagcatgttagatagggttgcatccaggcaggttttgactatctccagagaaggagacttcacaacctctctgggcaatctgttccactgctctgtcactctcacagtgaagaaaatccTCCTCACATTCAAGTGGAACTACCTGTGgttcagtttatgcccattgcctcttgtcctgtcacatgggacaactgaaaagagtttgtccccgtccccttgacaccctctcttcaggtacttataggCATTGATAatatcccccctcagtcttctcttcctcagggtAAACAGggccagctctcgcagccgtttcTCAcaggcaggtgctccagccccctgatgatctttgtagccctacgctggactctctgcagtagctccatgtctctcttgtactggggagcccagaactggacacagtactcgagatgtggcctccccagggcggagtagagtggcaggatcacctccctagacctgctggcaacactcttcccaatatacctcaggagaccattggccttcctggccacaagggtacgttgctggctcatgatcagtgagtcatccaccagcactccgaggtctttctctgcagagctgctctccagcagatcagcctccagcttgtactggtgcctggaatcattcctccctaggtgcaagactctgcacttgaccttgttgaacctcaggaggttcctctacacccagctctccagcctgtccaggtctctctgaatggcagcacagccctctggtgtatcaaccactcctctcagcttgatgtcatcagcaaacatgctgaggaggcacttcattgcctcatccaggtcattgatgaagaagttgaacaggatggggccCAGTACTGATCTCTTGGGAACTCCACTAGACATgggcctccaactggactctgtTCCACAGATGACAACCCAAATGAGGCATTGGAGAGGTCAGTTCTGTGCCCCTGCTCTGACAGATCTCAGCACTGGGCAGACCTGTTCAGGAATGTGGTATGTgggggctgtttttttttttttttttgggggggggggtgggtaCATTTTGCAAAATCATTTGGGATGGAACAGCACAGAGCCTGGCCTTGAGCTGAGATGCTTtggtgagcctcaaaactggtttCTACTGTGGGCTGCTCTTTTTGTAGAAGTAGAATGTAGGACAATATGGGACAGGACCTAGCCTTCCCCCTTGAGGtaccaaagcaggctctttgtTATTACAAGTCTGCAGCAAGGTTTCTCAGTCTACAGTGCTTAAGATATTGCTGATATTCCAGAAAGGAGTAGAGGTGCCCTTAACAGCAGTCATCTGGAGGGCATTATCTGGGACCCTGGTCCCTCCCCTGCTCGATACCCAGCATACACTCCAGGTAGCAAATGTGGAGTTTTCCCCTTTCTCGTTATTTTTGCCCAGCTTTCCTTCTCactgagcctggggaaagccATTTCACATCTCTGGGGCCTCTGTTGCTCCTTGGGCTTTCCAGCATCACCTTGGGCAGTGCTACACCTTTGGGTACAGctccccagcaccctggctcTCCTCGAGGGCTGTACAATCCTGTCCAGCCTGGATCTCCCATAGTTTTGACCCTGGGCTTCTCAGGTGCCACAAAGCAGAGATGCATTTCACTTGTAAGAGAGATGCAGCAATAAGTTTTACTGATATAAGACAGTGATTTAACCAACTTTAATGGTAAATAAGACAGGTTTTACAGGATTCAATATTTATTGTAGAGAGGAGAGGGACAGACGAAATCATCAAGAAAACCCTTGGTTCAGAGTGGAACCCCTTTGCTTTCCAAACTCCTCTGCAGAGCAATCTGGGTGTGACCGGACCCAGTGTTAGTCTCAGACTTGGTCAGTGGTTTATATCCAAAGGATTACAAGCACAATCAGAGATACAACTGAGCAAAGTTTGCAAAGTTTCAGCATGCTATTAGCCACTTAACAAGGATCTGTCATGGATAAGGAACCTCTTGACCTCGAGAAGTAACCTTGAGAGGCGTCCCAACTCAAAGGGAGAGTCACCActctgcagccagctgccaTGCAGGAGAGTTCAATGGGCTCTAGGTTGCAGCACTATTTATGGGCATGGAGTTTGACTCAtgttcaaataatattttgtgtatAGATGTGCAGTTTTAGCTGACCTCATGCTGAGTAGAAGAAAGTATGCCCCTTTTTGCTGATCTTATGCCCATTTCTGGCCTCAGCAGTTGCAACCATTAACACCTGACAAAACTTGGGCTTTGCTTGTATGGACTAAGTGTAGAGACTACATAGGCAAAAAAGTAATCATTCTGGGGTGTAGTAACTGGTATGTAATGGGTGTTTTGTTGAAGTACAGCTAATGTAAGGCCAAGAggtgaatcagggaggccacTCAGGAGCTCACTTGACCATgggggaaggcagagggaggTACAGGCAGCAACAAGCACATGCTCAGGTGGTGAGGTTGCTGGTGTCTGTGAGAGGTAAGATCACTAGTTTCACATCAATTCTTCATCAGCAGTTGAAGGGCCT contains these protein-coding regions:
- the LOC134154890 gene encoding olfactory receptor 14C36-like, whose translation is MSNSSSLNEFLLLAFANTRELQLLHFLFFLSIYLAALLGNGLIITAIACDRHLHTPMYFFLLNLSLLDLGSISTTVPTSMTNSLWDTRAISYSGCAAQVFFFFFLFSAEYSLLTVMAYDRYIAICRPLLYGTLMCSRTPVKMAAAAWASGFLNALLHTVNTFSLPLCQGNTVDQFFCEIPHILKLSCSDSYLREAGLLVVSLCLALGCFVFIVLSYVQIFSAVLRIPSEQGRHKAFSMCLPHLAVVSLFISSGLFVYLKPPSISSPALDLVLAVLYAVVPPTLNPLIYSLKNRELKDALKKMIRWVQDSEEAEETPSHDMHIQQRQEESCPVAATCSTTGAKETLGTYKSLGRTPEDQSSETD